The DNA sequence AATTTTGCTCGAGCACAACGATGATCCGATTTTTATAAAAAGTGCAAGAATCAGCCGAATCGGGCCATCAAGGCTTGGACTAGGCCTCCGAGTCCGGGCACAAGAGTTACGAAACCCACCATTGGTTCTAGTATGCGGTCACCACTCTAAAGCTTTGATCTAAGTTGTTCGCATCGCTtcatgacaaaatttcaaatgaagctgatttttttttttttttgtcgaaataagGATTTCATTCATTAATTAGGATAATACTTGAGAGGTACATATTCACTCAAAATCAGCTGCAGCACATTTTTCACACTCACAAACTCCCAAAACagagtgagagagaaaatgaaaggcaatccaagcaaataaaaaagcCTTGAACTCCCACATAAGATCTCTAAATATTCGACGTTTGAATTCAGAGGGAGAGAAAATCTCTCTTGGGATTTTCTAGCGGTGGCAGctggaggaaagaaaaaatctaacCACTTGGTATAGGGATAATGACCAATAAGTTGCTGAAcctctttcaaattattttatcacAATTGTTGAAATATAGAACTTGAGCAGCGTTCATAACctattagtttaagtttttgagttgaACTTTCTTACCCGACTTACACGTGAGAGGAGTTGTTGAATTATCTCGTTTCGCTTTATTATAGtacttatatgctctttatatattaagttttttttgttggatttttTAGGGGTGACCTCGAATTGTGCTCCCTTTGATTTATTAGATTCGGAAGCcatattcttttttgtttagttCGTGTTGCTGTgctttcaaaaaggaaaaaaggaaataaaaattcaaaaaatagtaaAACATTATTAAACATGTGCCGTCTTCCACATCAAGATAGGCGggccaaagttggccgaaaAGACTGAATTgttacaaatacaaaaggtttaggactaaattgacaagaaaaaaaagtttaagactgatatttgatacaattgcaacaagtttacgattttttttgtaattatttctatgtttttttgGTTTAGTTCGTGTTGCTCTGCTTTTAAAACGTCTGGTGGTGGCGCCTGCCCACCTATTGACCATTCAGCTCCGTCACCTTGCTCTCTCCTtcatatattttcttcttcttttcttaggcgattttgacttttttttatttattttaattttggactTTATATTTCATAAGTATATAACTATCGACGTTTAAGCTCGCATGAAATCTTTTTCGTAATTCTCAACATGAATTTGAAGACAAATGACATGAGTGTGGAAGCATAGTACAGAGGAGGGTCACACGTAGACATAAAATGGCTATGTGGCATTCCATAATAGATTAGCATTCAACCTAATATGGAGAGTTGCATGGAGCACGACTATGCTTATATTAGATTAGATGTACGAAGGGGTGCAATCGAGCCGAGACAACACAGTGCCAGGCTCGAGCTCAATCCAACTTGAAGCTCAAAATTTGATCAAGTAATTTATTTTCACATGTTCAAACTCAACTCAAATTCGACATACACTAGCTCGACTCAGCTCGACTTGTTTTTAAGTATATTTTCTGAGTCAATCGAGATCTCAACTCGATTTGAAGCACTTGCGCTAGCCTCTTTTGCTTGTGTTTAAAAGTACATTCGAAGGGTGAAAGTGTAATTACATAGCAAGACATATAATTATAAGTATATTAAACATTGTCTGACGCtaaaatagaaatgaaaaaaaaattgtaccaaAAATGTGAGATAATCAGTTAGGTTCGTGAGCCGATTGAGCCAAGTCTCTTtagtctttttttcctttatgtccGAGCTTATGGATTGAGAGTTGGGCAATCagttggaaaaaaagaagaagaagaaattacaaaaataaaaaaaatacaaacctTAAAAATTTCAATCTGCACTAAAAGTCTTGCATAACCCCATTCGAAAAGTAAGAAAATATCCCTCCATATATGTGTGTCAAGAGAGATTGAAATTCTGTGGCAACCTCTTGCTCACGATCTCTCTCGCTTCACACCGAGGAAGACATCAGTGAGAACCTTCTGGGAGTGGAGTGAACTCCTCAGCAGCTTGATACCCTTCAAAGTTACAAACCAGATATTTGAAGAGTATGGTTACTTTCTTTCGTTCTGGATCGAATTGTATTGGACTTTATAATCCCTATAATTATCGCAGACATAATCTTAGTTTACCCTATAGGCATCTCTAACTCATTgtacaaaagctcaaattgaaatttaatCAACTTATACTTACTATATATCCTAAATGATATATACATTTACATATAGTAATGAGCCAGTAACACACGTCGATCAataattatttgcaatttatatgtctcttaaaaatgaattttccacATAACTTGTTGACTTTTGAAGTTTGTGTTTCGAAAGTCGAAAACATATCGTAGTCGCAAGGAATGGCATGGGCTTACCTCGTCCATTCCCAAGCTGACCACCTTCTCCTCAAGATGCTCAATCTCCTCCGCGTTGAACTTCTTGAGCAAAGTAATGCTCGAAATAGTCGACATGGGCTTTACTTCCAGATCATCCGTCACCATGTACATCACCTCCCCGAGCACAAAGCCGGCCTTAGCGTCCAATTCAGCTGCTGGTTTGACAAGAGTGACTGGTTGGCCCATGGAATAACTGCACTGAGGACATATTGCAGAACCTTCCTTAGCCAGATAGTTCGAACAGTTAGCGTGCACACGGTAGGAGCACCCATAGTAGGTCCGGTTACCATACGGAGATTTGACGAGAGTGAATGGTTGGTTCATGGGATTTCTACACTGAGGACACATCGCAGAACGGTCCTCAGCCGCATAGCTCAAGCAGTTCATGCTCAAACGGGAAGAGCACCTGTAGTAGGTACCGGGCGTTGAATCTGAGGAGGAAGTCCCAGGCAACAGATTCGGGATTTCGGCGAGGAAGTCGGGTGCTTTGGGTTTCAAGAGAATTTCCTTCTTGGAATACTTGATGAACACATCGTTCAGCTTCTCGACGCTGCCGTAGAGATTGGCTAAACTGCCCACCATCCCAGTTTTCCCAGATTTCGTGAGAAGCTGGATCACCTGTCCGACCGGCAACGCGAGGATGTGGAGGAGGAAGTCGACAAAATCTTTGCCTGCCTCAGCAAAGACCACCGTTCGGTTTCTCTTGTCGACCAGAAGCTTCAAGCTCACTTTGGCTGTCGTCATTCTTTGGGTCACAGTATGCAGATCTATGTGAGAGTATCGCATCTCGTAATCAAATCAACCCGAAATAACACCAGAGATTTATGTGATCATGTCGGTATTTACTGGTGTTCGATCAGTTTTATTCAAATTATTCACTAAATAATTGGAAAACTACATAGTAACAATCGATCAACACACTTTGTCCAAATCTAAGTAACACGCGATGAGAAAACTCAATGGATGTAAAACTCACCACTCAAAATCCACCGTGTTCAGAACTCCTAAGTGCGAGTGATCAAAGAAAGGGATCCCTGTGCGTCCCTTTCCTAATTGCTTCTGTGTTTGTaccagaagaagaaagagacctCTCGCACTCGCAGGACTTTTAAAGGccaaagatatatatatattttttttttggactatATTTTGGGCCGAATTTAAAGGCCAAAGTTGACGTCCCTTTCCTAATCTTGGATGATTGTTTTCATACTTTCCCTCGCACGTCCAAATCTTTATTCCCATTCATAGGACGAGTTATcttcaaaaggaaaacaaatctcAACATATCTACTTCCATCTCCCGTTCAAGAGAAATTCTAATCCAAGTagaatctttgaattttttttcctagcaGATTTAGTTTGAAAAACTTTAATTTGCTTCATATGGTCGTTCTTATAAACTTTATCTACACACTCCAATCGGATCGGGTTTCGTTGCAAGATAATTTAACAGCGGTTACAAAACGAAGGGAAGTGGAAAAGGGCAGAAACAAATGAAGAGTCAAAGTTATGCAAGTTGATATCCCGTGGCGTATTGTCTACAAGTTATTGGAAAAATATGAGAGGAAATGGAGTAATAATGTAATTGGACTTCGAGAGTCACTCTCTTTTAGGGTCAATTCGCCCCACGAGATTGCTATAGGTTTCTAGTAAAATCTCTTCGTAACACAAAAAAGTCACAATGAGAATATTAGATAATAATTCTAGTAAATCTTCTAAAACTCTCCGTAAACCATTGAAAAGATGGTTGTCTctcttttaaagaaaaaaaatgaaaatttagaactgcAAAAAATGAACAAGATATAGTACGAATAGAACATACCTCTTGATATCCGAACCGCCCATACGGACACACCCATTTATgtttgaaaaattacaattcaaACATGACTATTCTTGTGAAAAAACCGCCATTCGGACGCAACTGTTCATATCCGAACaatcataattaaaaaaatttaatgaaataaaattatagaataattaatttcgaaattcaacaataaaaaataattattgattAGGGCTTATTTTCTTTCGCGATGCAAGCATGCCAAGGGCTAAGGGCGCCGAAtaattgtgcacccgcatgcgGGGTATGGTGAACTCTAGTCCACCAcccatttcttcatttgaaagACTACAATAGTCTTCTCACATTTAAAGTGCCTTGCACTCTCTCATCCCTCTTAGGTGAGATAAGGAAAATGTTATTTACAAATAAACACCAACAATCCCTCACTTTgtatgtaaaataaatatttttaaattttttttataagatacAACCAAGATTCCATAAGATCAGTATACATACATGAAGGTCTCTTTCGAGTTATACCTTCATTTAGTGCAAGTATCTCAAAGTTCTATCCAAGTCACAAGTAGCTACAATTTTCTCCTAATTGAAAGCAATAGCTCTAATGTAGGAGAAGGAAAGCAAACCAAAGGGTTTGTCCAgtaattaaattggtcaaatatcGCCAACGGGACAGAACAAGAACAAAATtttaggcttcatttatttGGGAGAAAACTCCATTTCCGTGAAAGcgttttttaggaaaatgattaaCTTTCCCTTGTTTTGtgatatttgaccaaaaatgttttttggtgtttggattttatttggaaaatgatttcaatttcaaaattttatctctagccaaaagaaaattcaaaagctcggatttattattattttacaaattcatattttaatttatttttaaaatttttaatttttctttttcttttccttcttgctcCCCGAATATAGCGAGGCTCGACGTCGTGTGGCTTGTCACTAGCTGTCGACGAGGTGACCAGTGGagtaagaaggaaaaataaaattaaaaaatattaagaaattctatataaataattccaaaaagtgctttcatttctttgaattcactttcttaattttatgaatgaactttccattaattgaaaaaaaatttccattgacTAAGTCCTTTTCGGTGAACCAAACTAGTGAAAGTccggaaaaataatttttagaaaacattttcactcaaacaaaccaCCATTAGTCTTTGTTTATTTCGCAgcaaatgtgacattttttggaaatgtttttccaagaaatgattttccaagaaaataactatttcttttttgtttggctgaaacttaaaaatgaattagaaaatatttttcgccaaTTGTTATGGaatatctgatttgattttctggaggaaaattaccaaaaaaatggagtttttaatttttattttatttttgtttccttccttGGTCAATAGGCCATAGGAGAGGGACCGGGTCTCCGAAGGTCTACAAGCTCGAGTCTCGCCAAATTAACAATGTCGCTAACCTCGTCTCTCGCTTAGGGTAAGTGACTGGCcaaggaagaatgaaaaaaataaaaagaaagagaattaaaaaataaaaaattactagaaaattgattttttctaaatatCCTATAAGAACGAACATTTGAATAGCTAAGGACCCGAATCCGAGGGCCAAGGATCCACCGCGACCTTTGTGGATCCGAACCTAAGTGTCGAGGACCCAAGCATTGCCTTTGTGGACTAGGGCTCGGCTGACGGCGCACCGGGCAAAGGCATCAAGGCTTTGGGCCCGACCTCCATAGACCGCCGCATGGGCGTTAGCGGCTACGAAAATGACTAATTTCAACTTGTTGGCATAGATAATTATGCTGGATTTCAGTATGAAATTATAGTTATGAAGATTTTAGATGCAATAAAACAATATTTGTGGCATCCCGAAAATTCGACATTTataagataaatgaattcgatggattttaatCACGAATTTCGTTCTGGTGAATAAAATGGGATTTTTAAGATTTAAGAGATAATAATTGGATAGTTCTAAGATGTTGATCAGAGAAAGTCATGCTCGGGTAATCGAGTCGTCAGATCGTAGTGCCGAGACCCTTTGCGCTTAAGCTTCATCTTGACCGAACTCtaattgtgaaattttcaaTAATGCCCTCAGCTTTAATACCCGTAGATTAATTTACCCTCGATGACCCAAATTACCGTTTTGCCCCTAGATATTATTCGTATATGACGAAAATATTAATGGGGATTtgacccgtgggccccaccccTATTAATTCACCTCACCtcacatcactctctctctctctctctctctctctctctctctctcctcttctctttctctctttctccttcccctctcttcctccatttttgctcaaccaccatcaccatcttctcctcctccatccgCCTTCGTCGCCGACTTCCCTCACCATCGGTCGCCGTCACGCCGTCCTTTGTCACCGTGTTGAATCACTGTGGGCTGAGCCGAGCCGAACAGCCGCCGTGCCACCCAAATTCTCCCACGCCCGAGAGCCCATTTTCTCGGATTTTTGTACAAGctcgagaagaaatcgctcgtttgagctcgttcGGATggcgaattgagctccgttttctcctacGCGACCGTAAGATAGAGGGATATTTGGATATGAGGGTTGATTGTCTAGAAAGTTGATGAAATTTCGTGGATCCGAGCAGAACAGAGGTTGGTCGGTGGAGACCCGGCTCGTTCGATGCCGATTCAAGCTCTGCCGTTCGTTGTTCATTGATGCGCCGCCGCGAGTTGTCATCGCCTAGCTACACGCCACCCCCCGAGCTCAAGTTGCCAACCACCGTGCCGAGCCGAGAGGCCGAGAGCCACCGAGGATCGTCGTTATAGCGCTCGAGTCATCGCCACCAATCAttatttgtgagttaacccctaatctcCGATTAGATCATTACTTACGTTTAGGGATAGATTAATTTATGTTAATGGTtagttagtttagttaatgatggTTGAGTTAGGCTAATTGACTACAGTTGGGTTGGTTAAATACGGTCGAGTTAGTCAACCctagttagttaaagtaaccgtagttacttttcgttaaccgcatttacttttagttaactatagttacttttcgttaatcgtagttactttatgttaaccatagttactttatgttaattatggttaggttagttaaccttggttgataagctatcgatttgGACGacaagctatcgaggtttggacaataagctatcgagattttagACGATAAGTTATcaaggtttggacgataagctatcgagattttggcgataagctatcgaggtttggacgataagctatcggggttttaatgataagctatcgaggtttggacgataagctatcaaggtttTAGGCGATAAGTTATTGAGGTttggatgataagctatcgaggtttggacgataagctgtCGAGGTTTAGACGATAAGCTgtcgatttattattttactaatatttttttatagttttaatACTCCTGCGTGATCGTTCTATGCTTGAATTGTGATATCGTTATTGGaaatagccatataaattggcttgtgtaataaattgattggtaACTTTCAATGTtggtgattgaattgtgtatatgtgatcacgtgcaatttatttaccgcATATTTGATCAcgtacaatttatttattgcatatttaGAATGAAAGTTGTGATTAGTGTTCTGATTGTGAGCCTTGATTTGTGTGtggttgaatgccatgttgTATACCGTATAATATTTGAGCTAAGGTGGGGTAAGTTGACATGTATTTGGTAGTTAAGTGGTGAGTTGCGCCTAATCATGTGATAGCTTTAGCCTTACGAGagttgcacgctattgatccgttatttGCATTGATCTGTATGTTTAGGTCGCCTTGAGCGAATCAGCACCCTACTCATACTTAGACGTTGATTCacagagattttatatctcacccgttattgttaaccatttttcaggcCCTTAACTGTGGAAAGCTGGAAGTGGACATGGATTTCTATTTGAGTTAGCATAGAGTAGCGTTAACCCTAATCTAaacttagtattttttttttatggttataggaagtggccccgaggtagggtTTGTATATACGTATTTCCCAGggttaacgagataaataaataaaattatcttttgctTGTTGATTGTCCCTATCGCTTTTAATATTGTCCGGGGAAGTAGCACGTTCTGCATGTgcttaattgaaagataaaataaataggTCGATGACCCGTCCCGGGACGTCATAACTTAACgaccgagaagggatgttggCGTGTCCGTTGGAGACAGGGCGTGACAATATTTATAGAGAAAGTTTAGCGGTATATTTAGCGTAAAGTTGGAAACTTCACTTCTTAGGAAATTAGATGTAGAAACTTTAATTCAATCGAGTGCCGGGTTTCAATATGAAATTATGGTTATGAAGATTTTAGATGCAATAAAACAATATTTATAGAGAAAGTCTAGTGGTATATTTAGTGTAAAGTTTGAAACTTCACTTCTTAGGAAATTAGATGTAGAAACTTTAATTCAAACGAATGCCGCATTTCAGTATGAAATTATGGTTATGAAGATTTTCGATACAATAAAAcaatatttatagagaaaatttaGTGGTACATTTAATGTAAAGTTGGAAACTTCATTTCTTAGGAAATTAGATGTAGAAACTTCAATTCAATCGAAGATTAGATAAAAAGAAACTAACGGCAAAATTGGATTAAACAATGGGCACACGGGGACATATCAAGTGGCATTCCATAGTAGAGCAACATTCAACCTCATATTGAGAGTTGCGTGGAGCACACTATATTTATATTAGATTAGATGCATGAAGGATGTGCAATCGAGTTGAGCTGACGTGCGATGCGAGGTTGGAGATCATCGCGACTTGAAGCTCAAAACTCAGATCAAGTACTTTTTtaacctactgaagctcaactctttgacaaaaaaaaaaaaaaaaaactcaactcgAATTCGACGTACACTAGATTGACTCAGCTTGACTCATTTTTAAGTATAATAAAACTAAAcatactcgattttttttttcgttcgaTCTCAACTCGATTCGAAATACTTGCGCTCGCCTATTTTACTTGTGATTAAAAATACATTCAAAGGGTGAAAGTGCAATTCCATAGtaaaaaacataattaaaagtaTATTAAACATTATCTGTCGCTAAACTGGAAATGAAAAAACTATACAGAAAATAAGATAATCAATTAGGGTCGTGAGCCGATTGAGTCAAGTATCTTTAGTCTCAAAGGTTATTGGAGTTACTCAAACTCAACTTGAGTTCTAAAGAAATAGAGTCGAGCTactgtccttttcctttttatgtccGATCTTATGCATTAGAGCTGCGAGGACAACTTATCATGGATTCAATTGGAGATATTGctaaatttacttcaaaatgAGTCGCCCCACGTTCTCCAGCACAAATTAATTTTACGTACGGCGTGTCTACATTTGTTCCACAATTACGACATATGCTGGAGCATTCATTATCAGCTATAAGAATTCTTTCTTCAGCATGTTCACATCATTTTTGGGTGATGTGGGGACGTTTAGTTTAAGTGTGGGGTTCGACTCACGCTATGCATAGAGGCAGCGTAAAATTCAGAAAGAGGAAAGTTAGAGTTGGacagaccaaaaaaatatatttgccaaaacaaaattaaaaatttaaaccgAGCTAAAAGTCTTGCACAACCTTAGTACAACcttagtaaatatatatataatcctCCATGTGCATGTATGCGTGTCAAGAGAAATTGAAATTCTATGACACACACTTGATCACGATCTCTCTCGCTTCACACCAAGGAAGACATCAGTGAGAACCTTCTGGGAGTGGAGTGAAGTCTTCAACAACTCTATACCCTTCAAAGTTACAAACCAAATAATTGAAAAGgactttctttcattttcgaTCAAATTTTACTTTGTAATCCCTATAATAATTGCGAACATAATCTTATTTTACCCCACAAAGCAACTTTATCTCCAAATGATGGCACAAAAgctcaaatttaaatttaatcaaTATATACTTACTATAATTAGCTGAGAATACTTATGGTACAGATGCAGATCAACATTTGTTCGCAATTTATATGtctcttgaaatgaattttctaCATCAATTGAagttataaagtttgcatttcaaaaatctaaaaaatatcaTAATCGCAAGAAATGGCATGGGCTTACCTCGTCCATTCCCAAGCTGACCACCTTCTCCTCAAGATTCCCAATCTCCTTCGCGTTGAACTTTTTTAGCAAAGTAATGCTCGAAGTAATCGGTTTTACCGCCAGATCATCCATCACCATGTACATCACCTCCCCTAGCACGAAACCGCCCTTACCGTCCCATTCAGCCGCTGATGCAGCATTAGCAGATGATGATTTGATAAAAGTGAAGTTCTGGTTCATGGAATTTCTGCACTGAGGACATATTGCCGCAGGTTCCTTAGACACATAGTTCCAACAGTTAGTGTGCGGACATAAAGAGCACCTGTAGTAGGTCAGGTTACCAGCCGATTTTTTTGACAAGAGTGAATGTTTCGTTCATGGGATTTTTTGCACTGAGGACAAATTGCGGAACGGTCCTCAGCCACGTAGTGCCAACAGTTATTGTGCGAACGGGAAGAGCACCTGTAGTAGGTATTGGGTGCTGAAGCTAAGGACGAAGTCTCAGGAAATAGGAATGGGATTCCGGAGAGAAAGGCGGGTGCTTTGGATTTCAAGAGAATGTCTTTCTTGAAAGATTCGATGAACACATCGTTCAGCTTCTCGACGCTGCCGTAGAGGTTGCCTAAAGTGCCCACCATCCCGGTGTTCGTGAGGAGCTGGATCACCTGTCCGACCGGCAATGCGAGGATGTGGAAGAGGAAGTCGACAAAATCTTTGCCTGCCTCCGCAAAGAGCACCGTTCGTTTTCTCTTGTCGACCAGAAGCTTCAAGCTCACTCTGCGTGCAGCCATTCTTTGGGTCACTGTACGCAGAGAGGGGGATGAGACTTATGCAATGATCTATGTGCAGATGGTTGTAAGATAATGCACGAAATGTCGGATCTCGTAATTAAGTCAACACGGAAAAACACCATAGATTTACCTGGTTCAGTCGGTGCCAACGGCGTTCCGTTGGTTTCACTTCCGTCGGCCTTACTCATGAGTCACTAAACAAAATGGAGCAACGTAATAACAATCAATCACACACTCTTTGTCCGAACCTAAATTACACGCAACAAAAACTCAGTTGGATTGAAAACTCACCGTACTGTGTTGAGAGCTCCTCGGTGcgattgaaaataaaaagaaagtgtCCCTGTgcgtcccttttcttttgctcctGTGTTTGTGCCAGAAAACGAAAAAGACCACTCGCAAGACTTTTAAAGACTAAAGTTGACGTCCCCGGCTTTGGCAAGAAGTCCGATTCTTGGATATCCGGTCAAATCTTGGATGATTGAATTCCTATTTTCCTCGCACGTTCAAATCTTTCTGCCCATTCATTGGACAAGTTATCTTCAATAGGTAAACAAATCTCAACATATCTTCGTCCATCTCCCgtttaaagaaaaattctaatcCAAATAGAATCTTCGAATTTTTTTCCTAACAGATTCAGTTTAAAAAACTTTAATTTGCTTCATATGTTCGTTCTTATAAACTTTACctacttcgaccaaaaaaaaaaaaaaaaagactttatCTACATACTGCAATTGGACGGGTTTCGTTGCAAGCTAATTTAACAGCGTTTACACATATTAACGGTCAAATTGTTTAGAAATGAAGGGAAGTGAAAAAGGGCAGAAACAAATGAAGAGTCAAAGTCATTCAAGTTGATATCTTGTGGCGTCTTGTCTACAAGTTAGTACTGAGGAGTCGTTCCAAGTCTGCAATTTTCTCCCAGTTGAAAGCAATAGCTCTAATGTAGGAGAAGGAAGCCGAACCAGAGGGTTTGTCCAGTAATTAAATTGGTGCAGTCTGTCTCTTTTATAAATGGGAACTACTAGATTAAATTGGTGTAATCAGAGTACATGCACCTCGCCAACGGGGACGGAACAAGAACAAAATTTTAAGCTCCTTTAGTTTCATGGAAaccaatttttagaaaaatattttttggattttccgaTGTTCGATTCAcggaaaataaaagaatcaaggaaatattttccacccAGGTAAAAAACGCGTTCGGAAGTGGAAAAAATATTATGGACAATATTTTTCAGTATTCAATTGAAACcagaaaatgaactgaaaaatattttccacaattcggaatcgaatttgatttttcataggaaaattaccaaaaaaaattcaaactttttagattatttatttttttgttttcattcctTGGCCGGTCAGCATAGGTGAGGGACCAACTCGCTAGAGGTTGGGGAGCTCATGCCTCGCCAGGTCGTTGATGTTGGCGAGCTCGTCCCACACCTACGGTAGGTGACTAGCcaaggaagaatgaaaaagaaaaagaaagaaaaaataaaataaaaattaaaaccttgattttttctaaatattttttgaggAATGAACATTTCATTAGCTAAGGTCCTGAACCCGAGTGTTGAGGACCTGCGCACGGCCTTTGTGGACCTAAACCTAAGTGTGGGGGAACCAAGCACCGCCTTTATGAACCCGAGTTCAAGTGACGAGGCATTGGGCAAGGGCACCAAGGCTTCGGGCTTGGCCTCAATGGACCTGGGCATGGGTGTTGACGGTTCGAGCCCGGCAACcgcaagaggaagaaggaaaaagaaataaaataaaataaataattatttaaaattttgatttatttaactatggaaattgtccacatcagtaatttccttaacaaaagatgaaaaaaaatttccagttCATTTTTAGGTCTATGCCAAATACTAGAAATTCTTGGTATTTTCCTAACAAATAACCTCccttgaaatattttttcaaaaatatcacgtttttctcgaaacaaacgaagtctcAAGGGTACCAAACCGCATAACAGTAAAACAGATAAGTAAGTTGTATACACTTGGGGATAACAAAATAGTAGGCTAAATTACTAtcttgcaaaataaatgatttagcaAAATATATTGATATCCTATGGTAGAATTGTTTTACTGTTTCTCACTATTCAAGGTAAGTATATACCATAAATTACCAATTTGATACCTCCCTGGCTAGACTTGTCAATGgggtgggttgggtcgggtttgggtcgggtcataaatgattTGACCCAATTTAACCTATTAACCCGTTTATGAACTATTTATACGTAGTGCAAATTTCttgactcatacccgacccgacccatatccaacccatacccgatccgacccatattacgAAAATACTTATATCTAATTATTACAGACACTTTCtatgtattttataatttaaaaaatctgaattttcttctttt is a window from the Rhodamnia argentea isolate NSW1041297 chromosome 8, ASM2092103v1, whole genome shotgun sequence genome containing:
- the LOC125316291 gene encoding uncharacterized protein LOC125316291; translation: MRYSHIDLHTVTQRMTTAKVSLKLLVDKRNRTVVFAEAGKDFVDFLLHILALPVGQVIQLLTKSGKTGMVGSLANLYGSVEKLNDVFIKYSKKEILLKPKAPDFLAEIPNLLPGTSSSDSTPGTYYRCSSRLSMNCLSYAAEDRSAMCPQCRNPMNQPFTLVKSPYGNRTYYGCSYRVHANCSNYLAKEGSAICPQCSYSMGQPVTLVKPAAELDAKAGFVLGEVMYMVTDDLEVKPMSTISSITLLKKFNAEEIEHLEEKVVSLGMDEGIKLLRSSLHSQKVLTDVFLGVKRERS
- the LOC125316292 gene encoding uncharacterized protein LOC125316292 — protein: MSKADGSETNGTPLAPTEPVTQRMAARRVSLKLLVDKRKRTVLFAEAGKDFVDFLFHILALPVGQVIQLLTNTGMVGTLGNLYGSVEKLNDVFIESFKKDILLKSKAPAFLSGIPFLFPETSSLASAPNTYYRCSLCPHTNCWNYVSKEPAAICPQCRNSMNQNFTFIKSSSANAASAAEWDGKGGFVLGEVMYMVMDDLAVKPITSSITLLKKFNAKEIGNLEEKVVSLGMDEGIELLKTSLHSQKVLTDVFLGVKRERS